From the genome of Prevotella herbatica, one region includes:
- a CDS encoding glutamine synthetase III family protein, producing the protein MANLRFEAVAGAFKKRPLNVEIPKNRPSEYFAKYVFNRQKMYEYLPADVYETLIDVIDNGSRLDRSIADAVASGMKKWAMKNGVTHYTHWFQPLTEGTAEKHDAFVEHDGKGGMVEDFSGKLLVQQEPDASSFPNGGIRNTFEARGYSAWDPTSPVFIMDDTLCIPTIFISYTGEALDYKAPLLRSLHAVNIAATEVCHYFNEDVKKVSANLGWEQEYFLVDEDLYSVRPDLMLTGRTLMGHDSAKDQQMDDHYFGTIPERVQAFMKDLEIQALELGIPCKTRHNEVAPGQFELAPIFEECNLAVDHNMLLMSLMRKIANKHGFRVLLHEKPFNGINGSGKHNNWSLTTDTGILLHKSGKTPEDNLRFVVFIVETLMGVYRHNGLLKASVMSATNDHRLGANEAPPAIISSFLGKQLSVLLDHIEKSDKNDLFTVAGKKGMKLDIPEIPELMIDNTDRNRTSPFAFTGNRFEFRAVGSEANCASAMIVLNAAVAEALTHFKERVDALIAKGEEKNSAIVDIIREDIKATKPIRFDGNGYSEEWKVEAAKRGLDCEASCPVCFDRYLDNKSVKMFEDMNVMKDYELKARNEVKWETYTKKIQIEARVLGDLVMNHIVPVATHYQSQLANNVQSMFNIFGREEGQVLTARNIKIIKEIAERTQKIETGVEELVDARRSANKIDDARERAIAYHDSIATRMEDIRYQCDKLELIVSDELWTLPKYRELLFIR; encoded by the coding sequence ATGGCAAACTTAAGATTTGAGGCTGTAGCTGGGGCCTTTAAGAAAAGACCACTCAACGTAGAAATACCTAAGAATAGACCTTCTGAGTATTTCGCTAAGTATGTGTTCAATCGTCAGAAGATGTACGAATATCTACCTGCCGACGTTTATGAAACATTGATAGACGTGATTGACAACGGCTCACGGTTAGACCGCAGTATTGCAGATGCAGTAGCCAGCGGTATGAAGAAATGGGCAATGAAAAATGGAGTTACTCACTACACTCATTGGTTTCAGCCTCTTACAGAAGGTACAGCCGAGAAACATGATGCTTTCGTAGAGCATGATGGGAAAGGCGGAATGGTTGAAGATTTTTCAGGTAAGCTCCTTGTTCAACAAGAACCTGACGCCAGCAGTTTTCCTAATGGCGGTATCAGAAATACTTTCGAAGCCCGTGGATATAGTGCATGGGATCCTACATCTCCTGTATTCATCATGGATGATACATTGTGTATACCAACTATATTTATTTCGTATACAGGTGAGGCTCTTGACTATAAGGCACCATTACTTCGCTCACTCCATGCTGTAAATATTGCGGCAACCGAGGTATGCCACTATTTCAATGAAGATGTTAAAAAGGTAAGTGCTAATCTTGGTTGGGAGCAGGAATACTTCCTTGTTGATGAAGATTTATACTCAGTTCGCCCAGACCTCATGCTCACAGGACGCACTCTTATGGGACATGATTCAGCTAAGGATCAACAGATGGACGACCATTACTTCGGAACTATTCCCGAGCGCGTGCAGGCTTTCATGAAAGACCTTGAAATTCAAGCTCTGGAACTTGGTATTCCATGCAAGACTCGCCACAACGAAGTTGCGCCTGGACAGTTTGAACTTGCTCCTATATTTGAGGAATGCAATCTTGCAGTAGACCACAATATGCTATTGATGAGTCTTATGAGAAAGATTGCTAACAAGCATGGCTTCAGAGTTTTACTACATGAAAAACCTTTTAACGGAATAAACGGTAGTGGAAAACACAACAACTGGAGCCTTACTACAGATACAGGTATTCTTTTACATAAGTCTGGAAAAACACCAGAGGACAATCTACGTTTTGTTGTTTTCATTGTTGAGACTCTTATGGGAGTATATCGTCACAACGGATTGCTTAAAGCTAGCGTAATGAGCGCTACAAACGATCATCGTCTAGGAGCTAACGAAGCACCACCTGCAATTATTTCCAGTTTCCTTGGTAAGCAACTTAGTGTTTTACTTGATCATATCGAGAAATCAGACAAGAACGATTTGTTCACTGTAGCAGGAAAGAAAGGAATGAAACTTGATATTCCAGAGATTCCTGAACTTATGATTGACAACACCGACCGTAACCGTACATCACCATTCGCTTTCACTGGTAATCGCTTTGAGTTCCGTGCTGTAGGTAGCGAAGCCAACTGTGCAAGTGCAATGATAGTATTAAATGCAGCTGTTGCCGAGGCTCTTACTCACTTCAAGGAGCGTGTAGATGCATTAATTGCAAAGGGAGAGGAAAAGAATTCTGCAATAGTAGATATTATCCGTGAAGACATAAAGGCAACAAAGCCTATACGTTTTGACGGCAACGGATATAGTGAGGAATGGAAAGTCGAGGCTGCAAAGCGTGGACTTGACTGCGAGGCTTCATGCCCAGTCTGCTTCGATCGCTATCTTGACAACAAGAGTGTAAAGATGTTCGAGGACATGAATGTTATGAAGGACTATGAACTTAAAGCCCGTAACGAAGTAAAATGGGAGACTTATACTAAGAAGATTCAAATTGAGGCTCGCGTTCTGGGCGACCTAGTGATGAATCACATCGTACCAGTCGCCACTCATTATCAAAGTCAATTGGCTAATAACGTTCAAAGCATGTTTAATATCTTCGGCCGTGAAGAGGGACAAGTTCTCACAGCCCGCAATATTAAGATCATCAAAGAAATTGCTGAACGCACTCAAAAGATTGAAACTGGAGTTGAGGAACTTGTTGACGCACGTAGAAGTGCCAACAAGATTGACGATGCACGTGAACGTGCTATTGCATACCACGACTCTATTGCTACAAGAATGGAAGATATAAGATATCAGTGTGATAAGCTGGAGCTCATTGTTAGCGATGAACTTTGGACACTTCCAAAATATCGTGAACTCCTATTTATAAGATAA
- a CDS encoding DnaJ-like cysteine-rich domain-containing protein: MKNILKLALLSMLVLIIHSCKDSSKNSYNTSNDIEEQELSEDTIADREEQPLAEKMVTCPGCNGKGVIELDPGSLMAPTVPCSACNGTGKVSESTANKIIQINQQFHQQSQQRVNPAELEYELEKAKTMLDQLIEERENCSSVTLLPSYDNLIMKQKERIYELENQLNAIAY; the protein is encoded by the coding sequence ATGAAGAATATCTTGAAATTAGCATTATTATCTATGCTTGTTCTCATTATCCATTCTTGTAAGGACTCATCTAAAAATTCTTACAACACAAGCAATGATATAGAAGAGCAAGAACTGAGTGAAGACACTATTGCAGATAGAGAAGAGCAACCTTTAGCAGAAAAAATGGTCACATGCCCAGGATGTAATGGCAAAGGAGTAATTGAATTAGATCCTGGTAGTCTAATGGCGCCAACAGTACCTTGTTCTGCATGTAATGGGACAGGAAAGGTAAGCGAATCTACAGCAAATAAGATTATACAAATAAACCAACAATTCCATCAACAAAGCCAACAAAGAGTCAATCCTGCAGAACTTGAATACGAGTTGGAAAAAGCAAAAACTATGCTTGACCAACTTATAGAAGAACGAGAAAACTGTAGTAGTGTTACACTTCTTCCATCTTACGATAATTTAATTATGAAACAAAAAGAAAGAATTTACGAATTAGAAAATCAACTAAATGCTATAGCATATTGA
- a CDS encoding alpha-L-arabinofuranosidase C-terminal domain-containing protein, translated as MRKNRLLSTMLLSALASIGVNAQHQFTVNTKPGAPVQSTMYGIFFEDINFGADGGLYSEMVENRSFEFPDRLMGWNVFGNVAVNDIKPAFDRNPHYVTVSPSGHREKQSGLENHGFFGMGIKEGMKYDFSIYARLNLLQGKSTKFRVELVGEDDVPICQDTIVVTNNQWQKYTATLSSDKTMEKAFMRIFLMSGESVDLDHISLMPQDNWHGMRADLVKDLADLHPGIFRFPGGCIVEGTDLETRYQWKNTVGDPENRPLNENRWNYTFPHRLYPNYYQTLGLGFYEYFLLSEKIGAQPLPILSCGLACQYQNSDNDKNAHVALDKLQPYIDDALDLIEFANGPVTSKWGKLRADMGHPAPFNLKQIGIGNEQWGALYPERLEMFVKQIRAKYPNIKICGSAGPSASGKEFDYGWEQMRRLGVDLVDEHYYMSPEWFLKNAGRYDKYSRKGPKVFAGEYASHVKGQGDKPTVAMNNFEAALSEAAFMTGLERNADVVHQATYAPLFAHVEGWQWRPDLIWFNNLESVRSVNWYVQMLYGTNRGTNVLSLLEDGKPIEGADGLYASAVYDKEAKNYIIKIANTGDADKDINITFNGIKNLGPGKLITLHSNDLQATNTLSNKENVVPQTTNIEAKGNTLSVKIPAKTFAVYRF; from the coding sequence ATGAGAAAAAACAGATTACTATCTACTATGCTTTTGTCGGCACTGGCTTCTATCGGTGTCAACGCACAGCATCAGTTCACAGTAAACACCAAGCCTGGTGCACCAGTTCAGTCAACAATGTACGGAATCTTCTTTGAAGATATAAATTTCGGTGCTGATGGCGGACTGTATTCCGAAATGGTAGAAAACCGTTCATTTGAATTTCCAGACCGACTTATGGGTTGGAATGTATTTGGTAATGTCGCTGTTAACGACATCAAGCCTGCATTTGACAGAAATCCTCATTATGTAACAGTGTCACCTTCTGGTCATCGTGAAAAACAGTCGGGATTGGAAAATCACGGTTTCTTCGGTATGGGCATAAAAGAAGGCATGAAGTATGACTTTTCTATCTACGCACGTCTTAACCTACTACAAGGTAAGAGCACTAAATTCCGTGTCGAACTTGTTGGTGAAGACGATGTACCAATATGCCAAGACACGATTGTAGTGACCAACAACCAATGGCAAAAATATACAGCTACACTATCTTCAGACAAGACGATGGAGAAGGCTTTCATGAGGATTTTCCTTATGTCTGGAGAAAGCGTTGATTTGGATCATATCAGTTTAATGCCACAAGACAACTGGCATGGAATGCGTGCAGATCTCGTAAAAGATCTTGCCGACCTTCATCCAGGCATATTCCGTTTCCCTGGTGGATGTATCGTTGAAGGTACTGACCTTGAAACTCGCTATCAATGGAAGAATACGGTAGGTGATCCAGAAAATCGCCCACTTAATGAGAATCGCTGGAACTATACATTCCCTCACCGTCTGTATCCAAACTATTACCAGACTTTGGGACTTGGCTTCTACGAATACTTCCTGCTTTCAGAAAAAATCGGCGCACAGCCTTTACCTATTTTAAGCTGCGGACTAGCATGTCAATACCAAAATAGCGACAACGACAAGAATGCCCACGTCGCTCTTGACAAATTGCAACCTTATATAGACGACGCCTTAGACCTTATTGAGTTTGCCAACGGACCAGTTACAAGCAAATGGGGAAAACTACGTGCAGACATGGGACACCCTGCGCCTTTCAATCTCAAACAAATTGGAATTGGAAACGAGCAATGGGGAGCTCTGTATCCAGAACGTTTAGAAATGTTCGTAAAGCAAATTCGTGCCAAATATCCAAATATTAAGATATGTGGTTCAGCCGGACCTTCAGCTAGTGGTAAGGAATTTGACTATGGCTGGGAACAAATGCGACGTTTAGGCGTGGACCTTGTTGACGAGCACTATTATATGAGCCCGGAATGGTTCCTTAAGAATGCCGGACGTTACGATAAATACAGCCGTAAGGGACCGAAAGTATTTGCTGGAGAATATGCGAGCCATGTTAAAGGACAAGGTGACAAGCCTACTGTTGCAATGAACAATTTTGAAGCAGCACTATCTGAAGCAGCATTCATGACTGGTCTTGAACGAAATGCAGATGTTGTACACCAAGCAACTTATGCTCCACTATTCGCACACGTAGAGGGGTGGCAATGGCGCCCAGACCTAATATGGTTTAACAATCTTGAAAGTGTACGTTCTGTAAACTGGTATGTACAAATGCTATACGGCACAAACAGAGGAACAAACGTTTTAAGCTTGCTTGAAGACGGCAAACCTATAGAAGGTGCAGACGGATTGTATGCAAGTGCTGTATATGATAAGGAAGCCAAAAATTATATCATAAAGATTGCAAATACAGGTGATGCAGACAAAGACATCAATATCACTTTCAATGGTATAAAGAACCTTGGTCCTGGCAAACTCATTACATTACACAGTAACGATCTACAGGCTACAAACACTTTGAGCAACAAAGAGAATGTAGTCCCACAGACTACAAATATCGAAGCTAAAGGTAATACGCTGTCGGTAAAAATACCAGCAAAAACATTTGCTGTCTACCGATTCTAA
- a CDS encoding DUF4250 domain-containing protein, whose translation MDKLPNDPMILFSTLNMLLRDDYTSLDELCDDMNVDRTHLENKLASVGFEYSRENNKFW comes from the coding sequence ATGGATAAATTGCCAAATGACCCAATGATTCTCTTCAGCACATTAAACATGCTGTTGCGTGATGACTACACTTCTCTTGATGAACTGTGCGATGATATGAATGTAGACCGCACACATCTTGAAAATAAGTTGGCTTCTGTCGGCTTCGAGTATAGTAGGGAAAACAACAAATTCTGGTAA
- a CDS encoding glycoside hydrolase family 2 TIM barrel-domain containing protein — translation MNKKTILACLACSACVTVALAQQPTFTEWHDMEVNEVNRFKLHTNFFAYNSVDEAQKGNMYQSTNYLSLEGKWKFNWVENADQRPTDFFKADFNDSSWGNMIVPGIWEVNGFGDPEYVNNGFAWRGHFQDNPPQIPTKDNHVGSYRRIINIPDNWDGKQVIAHFGSVTSNMYLWVNGHYVGYTEDSKVAAEFDITKYLKKGTNLIAFQTFRWSDGSYCEDQDFWRLSGVARECYLYARDNNFHVENIHITPNLTNNYEDGEALVKVNAKGNPIIDFEIFNANGISILKTESNFKNRNIGSARFMLRNVKKWTAETPYLYTLVATVMDRKKNVKEVIKQNLGFRKVEIKGSQLLVNGQPILIKGADRHEMDPDGAYNISLERMIQDIKIMKRLNINAVRTCHYPDDPRWYDLCDKYGLYVVAEANQESHGFGYGPDAISGTPLFAKQIMERNQHNVSMQYNHPSIIVWSLGNETKNSKNFVDAYKWIKNFDQSRPVQFEQAGKTGENTDIFCPMYYSVSDCEKYSKDTTYTRPLIQCEYNHTMGNSGGNLAEYWQLIRKYPKFQGGFDWDFVDQGLHRKLDYKADRTLADYEKMTANWSKDTEYTYGGDYNKYDPSDNNFNCNGIIGPDRQLNPHAYELAYQYQDIWANPVDLMNGKINVHNEYFFRDLSNYKMVWTLLNDGKTVSSGEIDNLDVAPQQTKEFTLPYKAEGNELYLNIDFKLKEAEPLLDANQTVAYQQLLVKKSSENLSVATYSGKGKLNVKDKKNSPVITVTNNYIQIAFDKATGLLTKYNVNGTDYLGEGGTLKPNFWRAVTDNDMGANMQNKFALWHNPKMNLVSLSANEVKTQNSGKVAEIAAVYDMPEVKAQVKLKYVVYADGTINVNQKLNTTKGAEISDMFRFGMVMEMPYTMDHSTYYGRGPIENYKDRKDFACVGIYSQTAEQQYYPYIRPQENGTKSDIRNWMQTNDKGLGLRINSNNLFYASALHYAINDLDDGVEKDQRHSPDVPKSKYTNLCIDGDEMGVGGTNSWGAWPLEKYRLHYQDREFNFSLSVVK, via the coding sequence ATGAACAAGAAAACAATTTTAGCTTGCCTTGCATGTTCGGCATGCGTGACTGTTGCGTTAGCACAACAACCTACTTTTACAGAATGGCATGATATGGAAGTAAATGAAGTAAATAGATTCAAACTTCATACAAACTTTTTTGCCTACAATTCTGTTGACGAGGCTCAAAAGGGCAACATGTATCAATCAACCAACTATCTTTCTCTTGAAGGTAAATGGAAATTCAACTGGGTTGAGAATGCCGACCAAAGACCAACAGACTTTTTCAAGGCTGATTTTAATGATTCCTCTTGGGGAAATATGATTGTTCCTGGTATATGGGAAGTCAACGGCTTTGGTGATCCTGAATATGTAAACAATGGTTTTGCTTGGCGTGGACATTTTCAAGATAACCCTCCACAGATACCAACAAAAGACAACCACGTAGGCAGTTACCGACGCATTATCAATATTCCAGACAATTGGGATGGCAAACAAGTTATTGCGCATTTCGGCTCTGTCACATCAAACATGTATCTATGGGTCAACGGTCACTACGTTGGCTACACAGAAGACAGCAAAGTCGCTGCAGAATTTGACATAACTAAATATTTGAAGAAAGGTACTAACCTTATTGCATTCCAAACATTCAGATGGAGTGATGGTTCATATTGTGAAGATCAAGATTTTTGGCGTCTTTCTGGTGTAGCAAGAGAGTGCTACTTATATGCACGTGACAATAATTTTCATGTTGAAAACATACATATTACTCCTAATCTTACAAATAATTATGAAGACGGAGAAGCTTTGGTTAAGGTTAACGCAAAGGGAAATCCGATCATTGACTTTGAAATATTCAATGCTAATGGCATAAGCATTCTTAAAACTGAATCTAATTTTAAGAACCGCAACATAGGAAGTGCCAGATTTATGCTTCGCAACGTAAAGAAATGGACTGCAGAGACACCTTATTTATATACATTGGTCGCAACTGTCATGGACAGGAAGAAAAATGTTAAGGAAGTCATTAAGCAGAACCTTGGTTTCCGCAAAGTTGAAATCAAGGGTAGCCAATTGCTTGTAAACGGACAACCAATACTTATAAAAGGTGCTGACCGCCATGAAATGGACCCGGACGGAGCTTATAATATAAGTCTTGAAAGAATGATTCAAGATATAAAGATTATGAAGCGCCTAAATATAAACGCTGTACGTACATGTCATTATCCTGATGATCCTCGCTGGTATGATCTTTGTGACAAATATGGACTTTACGTAGTTGCCGAGGCAAATCAAGAAAGTCATGGTTTCGGATATGGTCCTGATGCAATTTCAGGAACTCCACTATTTGCAAAACAGATCATGGAACGTAACCAGCATAATGTTTCTATGCAATACAATCATCCTAGCATTATCGTTTGGAGTCTTGGAAACGAGACCAAGAATAGTAAAAACTTTGTTGATGCATATAAATGGATAAAGAATTTTGACCAAAGTCGTCCTGTACAATTTGAACAGGCAGGAAAGACAGGAGAAAATACCGATATTTTCTGTCCTATGTATTATTCCGTAAGTGATTGCGAGAAATATTCAAAAGATACGACATACACTCGCCCACTAATACAATGTGAATATAATCACACAATGGGTAATTCTGGAGGAAATCTAGCTGAATACTGGCAGTTAATCCGCAAGTATCCGAAATTCCAAGGTGGATTCGATTGGGACTTTGTTGATCAGGGATTACATCGCAAACTTGATTATAAGGCTGACCGTACTCTTGCAGATTATGAGAAAATGACTGCTAACTGGTCTAAAGATACAGAATATACTTATGGTGGCGACTATAACAAATATGATCCATCAGATAATAATTTTAACTGTAACGGTATAATTGGTCCAGATCGTCAGCTTAATCCTCACGCTTATGAACTAGCATATCAGTATCAGGATATTTGGGCAAATCCAGTTGACTTAATGAACGGTAAGATTAATGTTCATAATGAATATTTCTTCCGTGATCTCAGCAACTACAAAATGGTTTGGACGTTGCTTAATGATGGTAAGACCGTAAGCAGTGGAGAAATTGACAACCTTGATGTTGCACCACAACAGACAAAAGAATTTACTCTTCCATACAAGGCAGAAGGTAATGAACTTTATTTGAATATTGATTTCAAACTTAAGGAAGCAGAACCACTTCTTGACGCTAATCAGACAGTTGCTTATCAGCAATTATTGGTTAAGAAGTCTTCTGAAAATCTAAGCGTTGCAACATACTCAGGGAAAGGCAAGCTCAATGTTAAAGACAAGAAAAACAGTCCTGTAATAACTGTAACAAATAACTACATACAAATAGCATTTGACAAGGCAACCGGACTTCTCACAAAATATAATGTTAATGGCACAGACTATCTTGGAGAGGGAGGAACCCTTAAGCCAAACTTCTGGCGTGCTGTAACTGATAATGATATGGGTGCCAACATGCAGAATAAGTTTGCTTTATGGCATAATCCAAAGATGAATCTTGTGTCTCTAAGCGCAAATGAGGTAAAGACACAAAATAGTGGTAAGGTTGCGGAAATAGCTGCAGTCTATGATATGCCTGAAGTTAAGGCGCAAGTCAAACTAAAATATGTTGTATATGCAGACGGAACAATAAACGTTAATCAGAAGCTAAACACAACAAAGGGCGCAGAGATCTCAGATATGTTCCGTTTCGGCATGGTAATGGAAATGCCTTACACTATGGACCACAGCACTTATTATGGTCGCGGACCTATCGAAAACTACAAAGATCGCAAGGACTTTGCATGTGTAGGCATTTACTCACAGACAGCAGAGCAACAGTATTACCCATATATCCGCCCTCAGGAAAATGGAACAAAGTCTGATATTCGTAACTGGATGCAGACAAATGATAAAGGTTTGGGACTGCGCATAAATAGCAATAATCTTTTCTATGCAAGTGCATTGCACTATGCGATAAACGATCTTGACGACGGTGTAGAGAAAGACCAGCGTCACAGTCCTGACGTACCTAAATCAAAATACACTAATCTTTGCATTGATGGCGACGAAATGGGTGTAGGAGGTACAAACAGTTGGGGTGCATGGCCACTTGAAAAGTATCGTCTACATTATCAGGATAGAGAATTCAACTTCTCTTTATCAGTTGTAAAATAA
- a CDS encoding histidine kinase, with the protein MTLRNFLPVLALVITICSCNKSESHKHYNIATDSIKAQLDTLLGSEGNKIDSLADLGMRKSKDSTDYYYFTLYHASSMMWKNDTHGMDLLLKKCKRYADATKLSPKLNDLLAKYYVLIGNRAMMNFVYKEAIKNYNLAYSYQDKGTNKLYKTTILTDISDGYLAMPDYAKGASCLRKVLLVSDSLNNIDAKIQATVGLAEIYTGLANYPEADKYFKSAKKLLPYMHGRQRFFYYNTLGNYYFYKGDYKYTLKIFKIINANLNKMTGNDFDRNITWLNLADAYIRNGMIDSAEIYHNKCKDFYLKTNNKTAIYYLETQNIAMLLQRNRLKEVRPLLKNNTDSSVISQQICLRYNYLVDYYTRIGDDHNALICLKRLTHINDSVKSETQKLATAESAFRYQQDSKALRLKLDLSRSQEHYRTSQLLLAVSLFIISLLVLAYWGIYRYNKNRHKRLVIDAKKRILKLRMEELRNRVSPHFIFNVLNYEIYNRKQGNKETDIKRLVNLIRSGLEQSDEICVPLCQELDFIDNYVDLQRYGLSNSFEYNLEIDENVDDDALIPSMIIQTAVENAIKHGLRGLEGDTRLDINIRNIGKIMQILVTDNGRGINAFEAKDDSTGTGMIVIRETLAMLNERNEAKMVYELNENPNGKGCQVKIIIPLEYNYSLDV; encoded by the coding sequence ATGACCTTACGCAACTTTTTACCAGTGCTAGCATTGGTTATAACAATATGCTCTTGTAATAAATCAGAATCTCATAAACATTACAATATAGCAACCGATTCCATAAAAGCTCAACTAGATACACTCCTAGGTAGTGAAGGAAATAAAATAGACAGCTTGGCTGACCTAGGTATGCGTAAATCTAAAGATAGTACTGACTATTATTATTTTACGCTTTATCATGCATCATCTATGATGTGGAAAAATGATACGCATGGGATGGATTTATTGCTCAAGAAGTGCAAGCGATATGCCGATGCTACTAAGCTATCCCCGAAACTCAATGACTTGCTTGCTAAATATTATGTTCTGATTGGTAATAGAGCGATGATGAACTTTGTTTACAAGGAGGCAATAAAGAATTATAATTTAGCATATTCATACCAAGATAAAGGAACTAATAAATTATACAAGACAACTATTCTTACGGACATATCTGACGGTTATTTGGCTATGCCAGATTATGCTAAAGGAGCTTCATGTCTTAGAAAAGTACTACTTGTTAGTGACTCCCTAAATAATATTGATGCAAAGATTCAAGCAACTGTAGGATTAGCCGAGATATATACAGGACTAGCTAATTATCCAGAAGCAGATAAATACTTCAAAAGTGCGAAAAAACTACTTCCTTATATGCATGGAAGACAACGTTTTTTTTATTATAACACGTTGGGAAACTATTATTTTTATAAAGGAGATTACAAATATACGCTCAAAATATTTAAGATAATCAATGCCAATCTCAATAAGATGACAGGTAATGATTTCGATAGAAACATTACTTGGTTGAATCTCGCCGATGCATATATTCGAAATGGAATGATTGACTCGGCTGAAATATATCATAACAAGTGCAAAGATTTTTACTTAAAAACAAATAATAAGACTGCTATTTATTATTTAGAAACACAAAATATAGCCATGCTCCTTCAGCGAAATCGATTAAAAGAAGTGAGGCCATTATTGAAGAATAATACTGATTCATCTGTGATCAGTCAACAGATTTGTTTGAGATATAATTATCTTGTAGACTATTATACTCGTATAGGTGACGACCACAATGCTCTTATTTGTCTTAAACGACTTACACATATAAATGATTCTGTGAAAAGTGAAACACAGAAATTAGCCACTGCAGAATCAGCATTTCGTTATCAACAAGATTCAAAGGCTTTGAGACTGAAACTTGATTTGTCAAGAAGTCAGGAACATTACCGTACATCGCAACTCTTGCTTGCTGTGTCATTGTTTATTATATCATTATTAGTTTTAGCCTATTGGGGAATATACAGATATAATAAAAATCGCCATAAACGTCTTGTAATAGATGCCAAAAAGCGTATATTGAAATTGCGTATGGAGGAATTGAGAAACAGAGTTTCACCTCACTTCATTTTCAACGTACTAAATTATGAAATATATAATAGAAAACAAGGTAATAAGGAAACAGATATAAAACGTTTGGTTAATCTTATAAGAAGTGGTTTGGAACAGTCTGATGAAATCTGTGTTCCGCTATGTCAAGAATTGGATTTTATTGATAATTATGTTGATTTACAGCGTTATGGTTTGTCAAATAGTTTTGAATATAACTTGGAAATAGATGAAAATGTAGACGATGATGCTTTGATTCCATCAATGATAATTCAAACAGCTGTTGAAAATGCAATAAAGCATGGGTTGCGTGGATTGGAAGGAGACACAAGACTTGATATAAATATTCGTAATATTGGTAAGATAATGCAGATACTTGTTACAGATAATGGTCGTGGAATAAATGCTTTTGAAGCAAAAGATGATAGCACAGGAACTGGAATGATAGTCATTCGAGAGACACTTGCCATGCTGAATGAACGTAATGAGGCAAAAATGGTTTATGAATTGAATGAAAATCCCAATGGTAAAGGCTGCCAAGTTAAGATAATTATTCCTTTGGAATACAATTATTCACTTGATGTCTAA
- a CDS encoding LytR/AlgR family response regulator transcription factor, translated as MKSLLKTIIIDDDKLATGQLKTELVKCSMLNICGNAYTGAEGRILLLDFNPDLIFLDVELPDCMGFDFLHSVRSLLKKECHVVFFTAYNKYLIKALREKAFDYLLKPIDQKELSIVLGRVLDEGYAKQENVESRTESEQVMLNTAKGETLMLSPNEISFFAYNEKSRYWTAFLSNGKKYALKRSTKGDKLLCFSDSFMMPYKSHIINIRLLAFIKDGHCIMKPPFEKVDDIKISNAKLIDLRKIYPNI; from the coding sequence ATGAAATCTTTATTGAAAACTATTATCATTGATGACGATAAACTTGCCACTGGACAATTAAAAACAGAATTAGTAAAATGTTCAATGCTGAATATTTGCGGTAATGCCTATACTGGAGCTGAAGGTAGAATACTATTGCTTGACTTTAATCCTGATTTAATATTTCTTGATGTAGAGCTACCTGATTGTATGGGTTTTGATTTTTTGCATTCAGTAAGAAGTCTTCTCAAAAAAGAATGCCATGTAGTCTTTTTCACTGCATATAATAAATATTTGATAAAGGCATTGCGAGAAAAGGCGTTTGATTACCTATTAAAGCCAATAGATCAAAAAGAACTTTCTATCGTATTAGGAAGAGTGCTTGATGAAGGCTATGCCAAACAGGAAAATGTTGAATCAAGAACCGAAAGTGAACAGGTGATGCTTAACACTGCAAAGGGTGAAACACTAATGCTATCCCCTAATGAAATTTCTTTTTTTGCATACAATGAAAAGTCTAGATATTGGACTGCATTCTTAAGCAATGGGAAAAAATATGCTTTGAAACGAAGTACTAAAGGTGACAAACTATTATGTTTTTCAGACTCCTTTATGATGCCATACAAATCACATATAATAAACATTCGTTTGTTAGCTTTTATAAAAGATGGACATTGTATAATGAAACCTCCTTTTGAAAAGGTAGACGATATTAAAATAAGCAATGCTAAATTAATTGATTTAAGGAAAATATATCCCAATATTTAA